The proteins below come from a single Mangifera indica cultivar Alphonso chromosome 16, CATAS_Mindica_2.1, whole genome shotgun sequence genomic window:
- the LOC123199477 gene encoding methyltransferase-like protein 23 isoform X3, producing the protein MNETDASNHSQEEDDDKKSDKCMKTISRHFFSDESEKSSFSISVIENMKEDYGLFVWPCSIILAEYVWQQRFRFSRLGAGTSLPGLVAAKVGSDVTLTDDSDRTEVSENMKRVCELNKLNCKVMGLTWGVWDASVFDLHPKIILGADVFYDTSAFDDLFATLTFLLQNSPGSVFITTYHNRSGHHLIEFLMIKWGLKCVKLLDGFSILPPDKASGLSGNIQLAEIVLSGEVAELQETSSSMVR; encoded by the exons ATGAATGAGACTGATGCAAGTAATCATTCTCAGGAGGAAGACGATGACAAAAAGTCCGATAAGTGTATGAAGACGATATCTCGGCATTTTTTCAGCGATGAATCGGAAAAATCTTCCTTCTCCATCTCCGTTATTGAG AATATGAAAGAGGATTATGGGCTATTCGTGTGGCCTTGTAGCATCATCCTGGCGGAGTATGTTTGGCAACAGAGATTTCGATTTTCCCGG CTTGGTGCGGGGACTTCACTGCCTGGATTGGTTGCGGCAAAAGTGGGTTCAGATGTAACGCTTACTGATGATTCTGATAGAACTGAG GTTTCGGAGAATATGAAACGTGTGTGTGAATTGAATAAACTGAACTGTAAA GTAATGGGACTGACATGGGGAGTTTGGGATGCATCTGTTTTCGATTTACATCCTAAAATTATTCTTGGGGCTGATGTTTTTTATGATACAAGTG CCTTTGATGATCTCTTTGCCACCTTGACATTTCTGCTGCAAAATTCTCCAGGGTCTGTCTTCATAACAACTTATCATAATAGAAG TGGTCATCATCTTATTGAGTTCTTGATGATCAAATGGGGATTAAAGTGTGTGAAACTTCTTGATGGCTTTTCAATCTTGCCACCAGACAAAGCTTCAGGACTAAGTGGCAACATTCAATTGGCAGAAATCGTATTGAGTGGTGAAGTAGCTGAG TTGCAGGAAACTTCATCCTCCATGGTGAGATGA
- the LOC123199333 gene encoding aspartyl protease family protein 1-like produces MAEEANCFTSLYALLMLLCCATCSYGLGTFGFSIHHRFSDPVERIMAVDDLPEKGSFSYYSALAHRDRLFHVRVRGRGRGLVTETDQTPLTFEYGNDTYRLDFLGFLYYANVSLGTPALSYLVALDTGSDLFWLPCDCGSFCINGLNLSSGQVIEFNIYSPSASSTSSKVTCKSSLCENHRLCISAADSCPYQVRYISEGTSSTGTLVEDVLHLITNDNKPQPVNPRVTFGCGRIQTGSFLRGAAPNGLFGLGITKQSVPSILASQGLIPNSFSMCFATDGLGRISFGDQGSSGQGETPFSLGQSHPTYNVTITKIIVGGLTADVEFNAIFDSGTSFTYLNDPAYTQISESFNNLTQEKRFPTESFELPFDYCYVLSSNQSNISYPDVNLTMKGGDTFFVNKPIVIVSVKDINLYCLAVVKSDDVSIIGQNFMTGYKVVFNRDKNVLGWTPSNCYDESSTGILPVSPATSPAVPPAIAVNPEARTGNDGNSPISSAPTAGSHSPKLRPFTFALVMLPISVLAAF; encoded by the exons ATGGCTGAGGAGGCTAACTGTTTCACCAGTCTTTACGCTTTGCTAATGTTACTGTGCTGCGCCACGTGTTCCTACGGGCTCGGTACTTTTGGCTTTAGCATCCATCACCGATTCTCGGATCCGGTTGAGAGAATTATGGCCGTTGATGACTTACCGGAGAAAGGAAGTTTCTCTTACTACTCTGCTCTGGCCCACCGTGACCGCCTGTTTCATGTTCGTGTTCGTGGCCGTGGCCGTGGACTTGTAACGGAAACTGATCAGACGCCGTTAACTTTTGAATATGGAAACGACACTTACCGACTCGATTTCCTTGGAtt TTTATATTATGCCAATGTTTCATTGGGTACACCAGCTTTGTCATACCTGGTGGCCCTAGACACCGGCAGTGATCTGTTCTGGTTGCCGTGTGATTGTGGCAGCTTTTGTATCAATGGCTTGAATTTGTCATCTGGGCAG GTAATAGAATTTAATATCTACAGCCCTAGTGCTTCATCAACAAGTTCAAAGGTTACTTGCAAGAGCTCCTTATGTGAAAACCACAGACTTTGCATTTCAGCTGCTGATAGTTGTCCTTATCAAGTTCGCTATATTTCGGAGGGCACTTCATCAACTGGGACCTTGGTTGAGGATGTACTGCACTTGATAACAAATGATAATAAACCCCAACCTGTTAATCCTCGTGTTACTTTTGG CTGTGGTCGCATTCAGACTGGTTCATTTTTGAGAGGTGCAGCACCTAATGGTCTATTTGGGCTTGGTATAACCAAGCAATCGGTTCCTAGCATCTTAGCAAGTCAGGGGCTAATACCAAATTCCTTTTCCATGTGCTTTGCGACTGATGGTCTTGGGAGAATCAGCTTTGGAGACCAAGGCAGCTCAGGCCAAGGAGAAACACCATTTTCTCTGGGGCAATCACA TCCAACATACAATGTTACCATCACTAAAATTATTGTTGGGGGTCTTACCGCTGATGTAGAGTTCAATGCAATTTTTGATTCTGGAACCTCTTTTACATACTTAAATGACCCAGCTTATACACAAATTTCTGAGAGT TTCAATAATTTGACACAAGAAAAACGATTTCCAACTGAGAGCTTTGAGCTTCCTTTTGACTATTGTTATGTTTTGAG CTCAAATCAATCTAATATCAGTTATCCAGATGTGAATTTAACAATGAAAGGCGGTGACACATTTTTTGTCAATAAGCCAATAGTAATCGTTTCTGTCAAG GATATCAATCTATATTGTCTTGCTGTTGTCAAAAGTGATGATGTGAGCATCATTGGAC AAAACTTCATGACTGGCTATAAAGTAGTCTTCAATAGAGATAAGAATGTTTTGGGTTGGACACCATCCAACT GTTATGATGAAAGCAGCACAGGCATTTTGCCAGTTAGCCCAGCTACGAGCCCTGCAGTGCCACCAGCCATTGCAGTCAATCCAGAAGCCAGAACTGGGAACGATGGTAACTCTCCGATATCATCAGCACCGACCGCTGGAAGTCATTCACCTAAGTTACGCCCTTTTACTTTTGCCCTTGTGATGCTTCCTATTTCTGTTTTAGCCGCTTTCtga
- the LOC123199477 gene encoding methyltransferase-like protein 23 isoform X1: protein MNETDASNHSQEEDDDKKSDKCMKTISRHFFSDESEKSSFSISVIENMKEDYGLFVWPCSIILAEYVWQQRFRFSRVSVVELGAGTSLPGLVAAKVGSDVTLTDDSDRTEVSENMKRVCELNKLNCKVMGLTWGVWDASVFDLHPKIILGADVFYDTSAFDDLFATLTFLLQNSPGSVFITTYHNRSGHHLIEFLMIKWGLKCVKLLDGFSILPPDKASGLSGNIQLAEIVLSGEVAELQETSSSMVR from the exons ATGAATGAGACTGATGCAAGTAATCATTCTCAGGAGGAAGACGATGACAAAAAGTCCGATAAGTGTATGAAGACGATATCTCGGCATTTTTTCAGCGATGAATCGGAAAAATCTTCCTTCTCCATCTCCGTTATTGAG AATATGAAAGAGGATTATGGGCTATTCGTGTGGCCTTGTAGCATCATCCTGGCGGAGTATGTTTGGCAACAGAGATTTCGATTTTCCCGGGTTAGCGTAGTCGAG CTTGGTGCGGGGACTTCACTGCCTGGATTGGTTGCGGCAAAAGTGGGTTCAGATGTAACGCTTACTGATGATTCTGATAGAACTGAG GTTTCGGAGAATATGAAACGTGTGTGTGAATTGAATAAACTGAACTGTAAA GTAATGGGACTGACATGGGGAGTTTGGGATGCATCTGTTTTCGATTTACATCCTAAAATTATTCTTGGGGCTGATGTTTTTTATGATACAAGTG CCTTTGATGATCTCTTTGCCACCTTGACATTTCTGCTGCAAAATTCTCCAGGGTCTGTCTTCATAACAACTTATCATAATAGAAG TGGTCATCATCTTATTGAGTTCTTGATGATCAAATGGGGATTAAAGTGTGTGAAACTTCTTGATGGCTTTTCAATCTTGCCACCAGACAAAGCTTCAGGACTAAGTGGCAACATTCAATTGGCAGAAATCGTATTGAGTGGTGAAGTAGCTGAG TTGCAGGAAACTTCATCCTCCATGGTGAGATGA
- the LOC123199477 gene encoding methyltransferase-like protein 23 isoform X2 has product MNETDASNHSQEEDDDKKSDKCMKTISRHFFSDESEKSSFSISVIENMKEDYGLFVWPCSIILAEYVWQQRFRFSRVSVVELGAGTSLPGLVAAKVGSDVTLTDDSDRTEVSENMKRVCELNKLNCKVMGLTWGVWDASVFDLHPKIILGADVFYDTSAFDDLFATLTFLLQNSPGSVFITTYHNRSGHHLIEFLMIKWGLKCVKLLDGFSILPPDKASGLSGNIQLAEIVLSGEVAEETSSSMVR; this is encoded by the exons ATGAATGAGACTGATGCAAGTAATCATTCTCAGGAGGAAGACGATGACAAAAAGTCCGATAAGTGTATGAAGACGATATCTCGGCATTTTTTCAGCGATGAATCGGAAAAATCTTCCTTCTCCATCTCCGTTATTGAG AATATGAAAGAGGATTATGGGCTATTCGTGTGGCCTTGTAGCATCATCCTGGCGGAGTATGTTTGGCAACAGAGATTTCGATTTTCCCGGGTTAGCGTAGTCGAG CTTGGTGCGGGGACTTCACTGCCTGGATTGGTTGCGGCAAAAGTGGGTTCAGATGTAACGCTTACTGATGATTCTGATAGAACTGAG GTTTCGGAGAATATGAAACGTGTGTGTGAATTGAATAAACTGAACTGTAAA GTAATGGGACTGACATGGGGAGTTTGGGATGCATCTGTTTTCGATTTACATCCTAAAATTATTCTTGGGGCTGATGTTTTTTATGATACAAGTG CCTTTGATGATCTCTTTGCCACCTTGACATTTCTGCTGCAAAATTCTCCAGGGTCTGTCTTCATAACAACTTATCATAATAGAAG TGGTCATCATCTTATTGAGTTCTTGATGATCAAATGGGGATTAAAGTGTGTGAAACTTCTTGATGGCTTTTCAATCTTGCCACCAGACAAAGCTTCAGGACTAAGTGGCAACATTCAATTGGCAGAAATCGTATTGAGTGGTGAAGTAGCTGAG GAAACTTCATCCTCCATGGTGAGATGA